The following coding sequences lie in one Salvelinus fontinalis isolate EN_2023a chromosome 21, ASM2944872v1, whole genome shotgun sequence genomic window:
- the srek1 gene encoding splicing regulatory glutamine/lysine-rich protein 1 isoform X3 encodes MFSLSLEYWGYNTAVIEDAEGLFPAMTCSNSSPCPTGKIPEEAKALSLLAPAAPPAVPAVPSLMPGAGLLPLPTSAPIQTQLSVPIVSLAALPAALDPAVSALAVTGAGGVSSSTQPPLMGNVDPSKVNEIRRTVYVGNLNSQTTTAEQLLEFFKQVGDVKFVRMAGDETQPTRFAFVEFADQDSVSRALTFNGVMFGDRPLKINHSNNAIVKPPELTPQAAAKELEDVMKRVREAQSTIAAIIVEPEEVKKRSSSHSRRSRRSRTRSRSHSRSRTRRKRSRSRQRSRLSQRSRPKVSETHVSRGIHKRLSRSRSRDRRKEREQRTRGNEDISRVIEDRRQREKKAKTPPKSYSASRRSRSTSRGHRRKSRDRSRSPRRKARSPSPKRGRKDKKREKPRDGSREKRESSNSRKKSSRDKEKMELKAKPMKVERDYDREEKDYQSDREGSATPSEGLTSPCIQHNGSYNTNTEDDAASLADSTE; translated from the exons atgttctctctctctctagaataCTGGGGCTATAATACTGCAGTCATAGAGGACGCAGAAGGGTTGTTTCCTGCCATGACCTGCTCTAACTCCTCCCCTTGTCCCACAGGGAAGATCCCAGAAGAAGCCAAGGCCTTGTCTCTCTTGGCACCTGCTGCCCCCCCTGCTGTTCCTGCTGTACCCAGCCTGATGCCAGGCGCCGGCCTGCTGCCCCTTCCCACCTCGGCCCCCATACAGACT CAGCTGAGTGTCCCTATAGTGAGCCTGGCGGCATTGCCGGCTGCCCTAGACCCTGCAGTGTCGGCCCTGGCTGTGACTGGAGCAGGCGGGGTGTCGTCCTCCACCCAGCCCCCCCTCATGGGGAACGTGGATCCCTCCAAGGTGAACGAGATCAGAAGGACTGTCTACGTTGGCAACCTCAACTCGCAG ACCACTACTGCAGAGCAGCTGCTGGAATTCTTTAAGCAGGTGGGTGACGTAAAGTTTGTGCGCATGGCAGGGGACGAGACGCAGCCCACACGCTTCGCCTTCGTGGAGTTTGCCGACCAGGATTCAGTGTCCAGAGCGCTGACCTTTAACGGAGTCATGTTCGGAGACAGACCCTTGAA GATTAATCATTCCAACAACGCCATTGTGAAGCCCCCAGAGCTGACCCCTCAGGCTGCAGCCAAGGAGCTGGAGGACGTAATGAAGAGGGTCAGAGAGGCCCAGTCCACCATCGCCGCCATCATAGTAGAGCCAG AGGAGGTGAAGAAACGCTCATCCAGTCACTCCCGACGTTCCAGGAGATCCAGAACACGGTCACGATCGCATTCCCGCTCGAGAACGAGGAGGAAGCGGTCCCGTTCTAGGCAGAG AAGCAGGCTCTCTCAGAGGTCGCGGCCCAAGGTCAGCGAGACCCACGTCTCTCGGGGGATCCACAAGAGACTTTCACGCTCCAGATCACG GGACaggcggaaagagagagagcagagaacgagAGGAAATGAGGATATATCTCGGGTTATAGAGGataggaggcagagggagaaaaAGGCCAAAACACCTCCAAAAAGCTACAGTGCATCCCGAAGGTCCAGGAGCACGAGCAG GGGCCACAGAAGGAAGAGCAGGGATCGTTCTAGGAGTCCCAGAAGGAAAGCCAGGTCTCCCTCACCAAAGAG GGGGAGGAAAGACAAGAAGAGGGAGAAACCAAGGGATGGCagcagggaaaagagggagagttCCAACTCCAGGAAGAAGAGCAGCAGAGATAAAGAAAAGATGGAGCTCAAGGCCAAACCTATGAAG GTGGAAAGGGACTACGACAGGGAGGAGAAGGACTACCAGAGTGACAGGGAGGGGTCGGCAACACCAAGCGAGGGTTTGACATCACCCTGCATCCAGCACAACGGCAGctacaacacaaacacagaggatGACGCAGCCTCGCTCGCCGACAGCACTGAGTGA
- the srek1 gene encoding splicing regulatory glutamine/lysine-rich protein 1 isoform X2 has translation MSGIPGTAVIQITNLSSAVSSEQMRTLFGFLGDVEELRLYPPDNAPLPFSSKVCYIKYREPSSVGVAQHLTNTVFIDRALIVVPCAEGKIPEEAKALSLLAPAAPPAVPAVPSLMPGAGLLPLPTSAPIQTQLSVPIVSLAALPAALDPAVSALAVTGAGGVSSSTQPPLMGNVDPSKVNEIRRTVYVGNLNSQTTTAEQLLEFFKQVGDVKFVRMAGDETQPTRFAFVEFADQDSVSRALTFNGVMFGDRPLKINHSNNAIVKPPELTPQAAAKELEDVMKRVREAQSTIAAIIVEPEEVKKRSSSHSRRSRRSRTRSRSHSRSRTRRKRSRSRQRSRLSQRSRPKVSETHVSRGIHKRLSRSRSRGHRRKSRDRSRSPRRKARSPSPKRGRKDKKREKPRDGSREKRESSNSRKKSSRDKEKMELKAKPMKVERDYDREEKDYQSDREGSATPSEGLTSPCIQHNGSYNTNTEDDAASLADSTE, from the exons ATGAGTGGAATTCCAGGCACCGCTGTCATTCAAATCACCAATCTGTCGTCTGCCGTGAGTAGTGAGCAGATGCGCACTCTCTTCGGCTTTCTTGGGGACGTCGAGGAGTTACGTCTTTACCCCCCGGA CAATGCACCACTCCCCTTCTCGTCCAAAGTATGTTACATAAAGTATCGAGAGCCTTCCAGTGTTGGCGTGGCGCAACATTTAACCAACACTGTATTTATTGACAGAGCTTTGATCGTAGTCCCATGTGCAGAAG GGAAGATCCCAGAAGAAGCCAAGGCCTTGTCTCTCTTGGCACCTGCTGCCCCCCCTGCTGTTCCTGCTGTACCCAGCCTGATGCCAGGCGCCGGCCTGCTGCCCCTTCCCACCTCGGCCCCCATACAGACT CAGCTGAGTGTCCCTATAGTGAGCCTGGCGGCATTGCCGGCTGCCCTAGACCCTGCAGTGTCGGCCCTGGCTGTGACTGGAGCAGGCGGGGTGTCGTCCTCCACCCAGCCCCCCCTCATGGGGAACGTGGATCCCTCCAAGGTGAACGAGATCAGAAGGACTGTCTACGTTGGCAACCTCAACTCGCAG ACCACTACTGCAGAGCAGCTGCTGGAATTCTTTAAGCAGGTGGGTGACGTAAAGTTTGTGCGCATGGCAGGGGACGAGACGCAGCCCACACGCTTCGCCTTCGTGGAGTTTGCCGACCAGGATTCAGTGTCCAGAGCGCTGACCTTTAACGGAGTCATGTTCGGAGACAGACCCTTGAA GATTAATCATTCCAACAACGCCATTGTGAAGCCCCCAGAGCTGACCCCTCAGGCTGCAGCCAAGGAGCTGGAGGACGTAATGAAGAGGGTCAGAGAGGCCCAGTCCACCATCGCCGCCATCATAGTAGAGCCAG AGGAGGTGAAGAAACGCTCATCCAGTCACTCCCGACGTTCCAGGAGATCCAGAACACGGTCACGATCGCATTCCCGCTCGAGAACGAGGAGGAAGCGGTCCCGTTCTAGGCAGAG AAGCAGGCTCTCTCAGAGGTCGCGGCCCAAGGTCAGCGAGACCCACGTCTCTCGGGGGATCCACAAGAGACTTTCACGCTCCAGATCACG GGGCCACAGAAGGAAGAGCAGGGATCGTTCTAGGAGTCCCAGAAGGAAAGCCAGGTCTCCCTCACCAAAGAG GGGGAGGAAAGACAAGAAGAGGGAGAAACCAAGGGATGGCagcagggaaaagagggagagttCCAACTCCAGGAAGAAGAGCAGCAGAGATAAAGAAAAGATGGAGCTCAAGGCCAAACCTATGAAG GTGGAAAGGGACTACGACAGGGAGGAGAAGGACTACCAGAGTGACAGGGAGGGGTCGGCAACACCAAGCGAGGGTTTGACATCACCCTGCATCCAGCACAACGGCAGctacaacacaaacacagaggatGACGCAGCCTCGCTCGCCGACAGCACTGAGTGA
- the srek1 gene encoding splicing regulatory glutamine/lysine-rich protein 1 isoform X1, with product MSGIPGTAVIQITNLSSAVSSEQMRTLFGFLGDVEELRLYPPDNAPLPFSSKVCYIKYREPSSVGVAQHLTNTVFIDRALIVVPCAEGKIPEEAKALSLLAPAAPPAVPAVPSLMPGAGLLPLPTSAPIQTQLSVPIVSLAALPAALDPAVSALAVTGAGGVSSSTQPPLMGNVDPSKVNEIRRTVYVGNLNSQTTTAEQLLEFFKQVGDVKFVRMAGDETQPTRFAFVEFADQDSVSRALTFNGVMFGDRPLKINHSNNAIVKPPELTPQAAAKELEDVMKRVREAQSTIAAIIVEPEEVKKRSSSHSRRSRRSRTRSRSHSRSRTRRKRSRSRQRSRLSQRSRPKVSETHVSRGIHKRLSRSRSRDRRKEREQRTRGNEDISRVIEDRRQREKKAKTPPKSYSASRRSRSTSRGHRRKSRDRSRSPRRKARSPSPKRGRKDKKREKPRDGSREKRESSNSRKKSSRDKEKMELKAKPMKVERDYDREEKDYQSDREGSATPSEGLTSPCIQHNGSYNTNTEDDAASLADSTE from the exons ATGAGTGGAATTCCAGGCACCGCTGTCATTCAAATCACCAATCTGTCGTCTGCCGTGAGTAGTGAGCAGATGCGCACTCTCTTCGGCTTTCTTGGGGACGTCGAGGAGTTACGTCTTTACCCCCCGGA CAATGCACCACTCCCCTTCTCGTCCAAAGTATGTTACATAAAGTATCGAGAGCCTTCCAGTGTTGGCGTGGCGCAACATTTAACCAACACTGTATTTATTGACAGAGCTTTGATCGTAGTCCCATGTGCAGAAG GGAAGATCCCAGAAGAAGCCAAGGCCTTGTCTCTCTTGGCACCTGCTGCCCCCCCTGCTGTTCCTGCTGTACCCAGCCTGATGCCAGGCGCCGGCCTGCTGCCCCTTCCCACCTCGGCCCCCATACAGACT CAGCTGAGTGTCCCTATAGTGAGCCTGGCGGCATTGCCGGCTGCCCTAGACCCTGCAGTGTCGGCCCTGGCTGTGACTGGAGCAGGCGGGGTGTCGTCCTCCACCCAGCCCCCCCTCATGGGGAACGTGGATCCCTCCAAGGTGAACGAGATCAGAAGGACTGTCTACGTTGGCAACCTCAACTCGCAG ACCACTACTGCAGAGCAGCTGCTGGAATTCTTTAAGCAGGTGGGTGACGTAAAGTTTGTGCGCATGGCAGGGGACGAGACGCAGCCCACACGCTTCGCCTTCGTGGAGTTTGCCGACCAGGATTCAGTGTCCAGAGCGCTGACCTTTAACGGAGTCATGTTCGGAGACAGACCCTTGAA GATTAATCATTCCAACAACGCCATTGTGAAGCCCCCAGAGCTGACCCCTCAGGCTGCAGCCAAGGAGCTGGAGGACGTAATGAAGAGGGTCAGAGAGGCCCAGTCCACCATCGCCGCCATCATAGTAGAGCCAG AGGAGGTGAAGAAACGCTCATCCAGTCACTCCCGACGTTCCAGGAGATCCAGAACACGGTCACGATCGCATTCCCGCTCGAGAACGAGGAGGAAGCGGTCCCGTTCTAGGCAGAG AAGCAGGCTCTCTCAGAGGTCGCGGCCCAAGGTCAGCGAGACCCACGTCTCTCGGGGGATCCACAAGAGACTTTCACGCTCCAGATCACG GGACaggcggaaagagagagagcagagaacgagAGGAAATGAGGATATATCTCGGGTTATAGAGGataggaggcagagggagaaaaAGGCCAAAACACCTCCAAAAAGCTACAGTGCATCCCGAAGGTCCAGGAGCACGAGCAG GGGCCACAGAAGGAAGAGCAGGGATCGTTCTAGGAGTCCCAGAAGGAAAGCCAGGTCTCCCTCACCAAAGAG GGGGAGGAAAGACAAGAAGAGGGAGAAACCAAGGGATGGCagcagggaaaagagggagagttCCAACTCCAGGAAGAAGAGCAGCAGAGATAAAGAAAAGATGGAGCTCAAGGCCAAACCTATGAAG GTGGAAAGGGACTACGACAGGGAGGAGAAGGACTACCAGAGTGACAGGGAGGGGTCGGCAACACCAAGCGAGGGTTTGACATCACCCTGCATCCAGCACAACGGCAGctacaacacaaacacagaggatGACGCAGCCTCGCTCGCCGACAGCACTGAGTGA
- the srek1 gene encoding splicing regulatory glutamine/lysine-rich protein 1 isoform X4, which translates to MVHDQYVSSTGKIPEEAKALSLLAPAAPPAVPAVPSLMPGAGLLPLPTSAPIQTQLSVPIVSLAALPAALDPAVSALAVTGAGGVSSSTQPPLMGNVDPSKVNEIRRTVYVGNLNSQTTTAEQLLEFFKQVGDVKFVRMAGDETQPTRFAFVEFADQDSVSRALTFNGVMFGDRPLKINHSNNAIVKPPELTPQAAAKELEDVMKRVREAQSTIAAIIVEPEEVKKRSSSHSRRSRRSRTRSRSHSRSRTRRKRSRSRQRSRLSQRSRPKVSETHVSRGIHKRLSRSRSRDRRKEREQRTRGNEDISRVIEDRRQREKKAKTPPKSYSASRRSRSTSRGHRRKSRDRSRSPRRKARSPSPKRGRKDKKREKPRDGSREKRESSNSRKKSSRDKEKMELKAKPMKVERDYDREEKDYQSDREGSATPSEGLTSPCIQHNGSYNTNTEDDAASLADSTE; encoded by the exons ATGGTTCATGACCAATATGTTTCCAGTACAG GGAAGATCCCAGAAGAAGCCAAGGCCTTGTCTCTCTTGGCACCTGCTGCCCCCCCTGCTGTTCCTGCTGTACCCAGCCTGATGCCAGGCGCCGGCCTGCTGCCCCTTCCCACCTCGGCCCCCATACAGACT CAGCTGAGTGTCCCTATAGTGAGCCTGGCGGCATTGCCGGCTGCCCTAGACCCTGCAGTGTCGGCCCTGGCTGTGACTGGAGCAGGCGGGGTGTCGTCCTCCACCCAGCCCCCCCTCATGGGGAACGTGGATCCCTCCAAGGTGAACGAGATCAGAAGGACTGTCTACGTTGGCAACCTCAACTCGCAG ACCACTACTGCAGAGCAGCTGCTGGAATTCTTTAAGCAGGTGGGTGACGTAAAGTTTGTGCGCATGGCAGGGGACGAGACGCAGCCCACACGCTTCGCCTTCGTGGAGTTTGCCGACCAGGATTCAGTGTCCAGAGCGCTGACCTTTAACGGAGTCATGTTCGGAGACAGACCCTTGAA GATTAATCATTCCAACAACGCCATTGTGAAGCCCCCAGAGCTGACCCCTCAGGCTGCAGCCAAGGAGCTGGAGGACGTAATGAAGAGGGTCAGAGAGGCCCAGTCCACCATCGCCGCCATCATAGTAGAGCCAG AGGAGGTGAAGAAACGCTCATCCAGTCACTCCCGACGTTCCAGGAGATCCAGAACACGGTCACGATCGCATTCCCGCTCGAGAACGAGGAGGAAGCGGTCCCGTTCTAGGCAGAG AAGCAGGCTCTCTCAGAGGTCGCGGCCCAAGGTCAGCGAGACCCACGTCTCTCGGGGGATCCACAAGAGACTTTCACGCTCCAGATCACG GGACaggcggaaagagagagagcagagaacgagAGGAAATGAGGATATATCTCGGGTTATAGAGGataggaggcagagggagaaaaAGGCCAAAACACCTCCAAAAAGCTACAGTGCATCCCGAAGGTCCAGGAGCACGAGCAG GGGCCACAGAAGGAAGAGCAGGGATCGTTCTAGGAGTCCCAGAAGGAAAGCCAGGTCTCCCTCACCAAAGAG GGGGAGGAAAGACAAGAAGAGGGAGAAACCAAGGGATGGCagcagggaaaagagggagagttCCAACTCCAGGAAGAAGAGCAGCAGAGATAAAGAAAAGATGGAGCTCAAGGCCAAACCTATGAAG GTGGAAAGGGACTACGACAGGGAGGAGAAGGACTACCAGAGTGACAGGGAGGGGTCGGCAACACCAAGCGAGGGTTTGACATCACCCTGCATCCAGCACAACGGCAGctacaacacaaacacagaggatGACGCAGCCTCGCTCGCCGACAGCACTGAGTGA